In Aegilops tauschii subsp. strangulata cultivar AL8/78 chromosome 3, Aet v6.0, whole genome shotgun sequence, one genomic interval encodes:
- the LOC109735647 gene encoding pyruvate kinase 2, cytosolic-like isoform X2, which yields MPTLSDEDKDVMKKWDAPNKIDFLSFLYKACRRCVAMFLFQKFALHKCNMAGKPAAVTCVVDSMMDNLRPTRADATDVANAVLDVMPFSLVPRLSVGCIQLRLFQR from the exons ATGCCCACGCTGTCTGACGAGGATAAAGAT GTTATGAAAAAATGGGATGCTCCAAACAAGATTGACTTCCTATCTTTCTTATACAAGGCATGCAGAAGATGTGTGGCAA TGTTCTTATTTCAGAAGTTTGCTCTGCACAAGTGCAACATGGCTGGAAAACCTGCTGCTGTTACTTGTGTTGTGGACAGTATGATGGACAACCTAAGGCCTACTCGTGCAGATGCAACTGATGTGGCAAATGCGGTGCTGGATG TGATGCCATTCTCCTTGGTGCCGAGACTCTCCGTGGGTTGTATCCAGTTGAGACTATTTCAACGGTAG